A stretch of the Oceanicola sp. D3 genome encodes the following:
- a CDS encoding fumarylacetoacetate hydrolase family protein — protein MKLLRFGPAGAEKPGILDGEGKVRDLSGKVGELAGEGVSLEALNAIRALDVASLPVVEEPGRIGSCVASVPNFFCIGLNYTKHAEETGAEPPKEPIIFSKASSALSGPFDTVVIPRNSVKSDWEVELGVVIGKEALYVSEADALSYVAGYCTINDVSEREFQIEKGGQWIKGKSAPTFGPTGPYLVTADEVADPQKLRVSLDLNGETVQDSNTDDMIFTVAEIISYMSRFMKLQPGDIIATGTPSGVGMGMKPQRFLKPGDVMEIEVEGLGRQRQETVAAE, from the coding sequence ATGAAACTCTTGCGTTTTGGCCCCGCAGGCGCGGAAAAGCCCGGCATTCTCGACGGTGAAGGCAAGGTCCGCGACCTGTCCGGCAAAGTCGGCGAGCTTGCGGGCGAGGGCGTTTCACTCGAAGCGCTCAATGCGATCCGCGCGCTCGACGTGGCAAGCCTTCCGGTGGTCGAAGAGCCCGGCCGGATCGGCAGCTGCGTGGCCTCGGTGCCCAACTTCTTCTGCATCGGCCTGAACTACACCAAACACGCCGAAGAGACCGGCGCGGAGCCGCCCAAGGAGCCGATCATCTTTTCGAAGGCGAGCAGCGCCTTGAGCGGCCCCTTCGACACGGTCGTCATCCCGCGCAACTCCGTCAAAAGCGACTGGGAAGTCGAGCTTGGCGTCGTGATCGGCAAAGAGGCCCTCTACGTCTCCGAGGCCGATGCTCTGAGCTACGTGGCCGGATATTGCACCATCAACGATGTGTCCGAGCGCGAATTCCAGATCGAGAAGGGCGGCCAGTGGATCAAGGGCAAATCCGCCCCCACCTTCGGCCCGACCGGCCCCTACCTCGTTACCGCCGACGAAGTGGCAGACCCGCAAAAGCTGCGCGTTTCGCTCGATCTCAACGGCGAGACGGTGCAGGATTCCAACACCGATGACATGATCTTCACCGTGGCCGAAATCATCAGCTACATGAGCCGTTTCATGAAGCTCCAGCCCGGCGACATCATCGCCACCGGCACGCCCTCGGGCGTGGGCATGGGCATGAAGCCGCAGCGCTTCCTCAAGCCCGGCGACGTGATGGAGATCGAGGTGGAGGGCCTTGGCCGCCAGCGGCAGGAGACCGTGGCGGCAGAGTAA
- a CDS encoding transketolase, whose amino-acid sequence MGEVQGQGYIGQALGAADVLAVSYFHAMRYRPGDPDWEGRDRFLLSIGHYAIALYAAMIEAGILPEDEIETYGMDDSRLPMSGMAAYTPGMEITGGSLGHGLGIAVGMALGLKRKKNDAFIYNMLSDGELGEGSTWEAVMGAAAWKLDNLIAIVDFNNQQADGPTTEALATGPGTEAAKWQAFGWHAEEVDGNDIDAVVAAFDRARHLKEPRPRAIICNTKMCKGVPFLEEREITHFVRVEPEEWAKALAHLDGEKPA is encoded by the coding sequence ATGGGCGAGGTGCAGGGGCAGGGATATATCGGACAGGCGCTGGGAGCGGCCGACGTTCTGGCGGTGTCTTACTTTCATGCCATGCGCTATCGGCCCGGCGATCCCGACTGGGAAGGGCGGGATCGCTTTCTTCTCTCCATCGGCCATTACGCCATCGCGCTTTATGCGGCGATGATCGAGGCCGGGATTCTGCCTGAGGACGAGATTGAGACCTACGGGATGGACGACTCGCGCCTGCCGATGAGCGGCATGGCGGCCTATACGCCGGGGATGGAAATTACCGGCGGCTCGCTCGGCCACGGGCTGGGCATTGCAGTGGGCATGGCGCTGGGGCTGAAGCGCAAGAAGAACGACGCCTTTATTTACAACATGTTGAGTGACGGCGAGTTGGGCGAGGGCTCCACTTGGGAGGCGGTGATGGGCGCCGCCGCATGGAAGCTCGACAACCTCATCGCCATCGTCGACTTCAACAACCAGCAGGCCGACGGGCCGACCACGGAGGCGCTGGCAACAGGGCCGGGCACCGAGGCCGCCAAGTGGCAGGCCTTCGGCTGGCACGCCGAGGAGGTGGACGGCAACGACATTGACGCTGTTGTGGCGGCGTTTGACCGGGCACGGCACCTGAAAGAGCCGAGGCCCCGCGCGATCATTTGCAATACCAAGATGTGCAAGGGCGTGCCCTTTCTGGAGGAGCGCGAGATTACCCATTTCGTCCGCGTGGAGCCCGAGGAATGGGCCAAGGCGCTGGCCCATCTGGACGGGGAGAAGCCCGCATGA
- a CDS encoding transketolase family protein, whose amino-acid sequence MSIGPNSRRTPAHIARPKPAERGARTSAMIASLDAEGRDTIAAPFGHALVDLAKSRDDIVGLTADLSKYTDLHVFAEAYPDRFYQMGMAEALLMSAAAGMAREGFTPFATTYAVFASRRAYDFIVMAIAEENLPVKIVCALPGLTTGYGPSHQATEDLAIMRGMPNMTVLDPCDAVETDQATRALADHPGPAYMRLLRGKVPNVLGEYGYEFELGKAKEIRDGRDVLFISSGFMTMRCLDAAAALEKDGVSCAVLHSPTIKPLDEATICAEAAKGGRLVVTAENHSVTGGLGEAVAGALARNQVHVPFRQVALPDEFLDAGALPSLHEQYGLSVRSITTRVKGWLND is encoded by the coding sequence ATGAGTATCGGCCCCAACTCCCGCCGCACGCCCGCGCATATTGCCCGGCCCAAGCCCGCCGAGCGCGGTGCGCGCACCTCTGCCATGATCGCCTCGCTGGATGCCGAGGGCCGCGACACCATCGCCGCGCCTTTTGGCCACGCGCTCGTTGATCTGGCCAAGAGCCGGGATGATATTGTTGGCCTTACCGCCGACCTGAGCAAATACACCGATCTGCATGTGTTTGCTGAGGCCTACCCCGACCGGTTCTATCAGATGGGCATGGCCGAGGCGCTGCTGATGTCTGCCGCAGCGGGCATGGCGCGGGAGGGCTTTACCCCCTTTGCGACCACCTATGCCGTCTTCGCCTCGCGCCGGGCCTATGACTTTATCGTCATGGCGATTGCCGAGGAGAACCTGCCGGTGAAGATCGTCTGCGCCCTGCCCGGCCTTACCACCGGCTACGGCCCCAGCCATCAGGCCACTGAAGACCTCGCCATCATGCGCGGGATGCCGAACATGACGGTGCTCGACCCTTGTGATGCGGTGGAAACCGACCAAGCGACCCGTGCGCTGGCCGATCATCCAGGCCCGGCCTACATGCGCCTGCTGCGCGGCAAGGTGCCCAACGTGCTGGGCGAATACGGCTATGAGTTTGAGCTTGGGAAGGCCAAGGAAATAAGGGACGGCCGTGATGTGCTCTTCATCTCCTCCGGGTTCATGACGATGCGCTGCCTCGACGCCGCCGCCGCGCTGGAGAAGGACGGGGTGAGCTGCGCCGTGCTGCATTCGCCCACCATCAAGCCGCTGGATGAGGCCACGATTTGCGCCGAGGCCGCCAAGGGCGGGCGGCTGGTGGTGACGGCGGAGAACCACTCCGTCACCGGTGGGCTGGGGGAGGCCGTGGCCGGGGCGCTGGCCCGCAACCAAGTGCATGTGCCCTTCCGGCAGGTTGCCTTGCCTGATGAGTTTCTCGACGCCGGGGCGCTGCCTTCGCTTCACGAGCAATACGGGCTATCGGTGCGTAGCATCACCACAAGGGTAAAGGGCTGGCTCAATGACTGA
- a CDS encoding NAD(P)H-dependent oxidoreductase yields the protein MNLSSKLAARVAEGKPVRVGLIGAGKFGSMILAQARHIKGLHVVGVADLDVQKARGSFERVHWPREQFAATSAQDALASGRTWITEDAAALVACDEIECIIEATGHPLAGTRHALAAIAAGKHVVMVNVEADVMVGALLAEKARAAGVVYSMAYGDQPAAMCELVDWVNSCGFELVAAGKGMNFCPSYRYSTPDTVWDYFDFTPEQVASGDFNPKMYNSFTDGTKAAIEMAAVANATGMDCPVNGLAFPPAGLQDLAEVFKPVSEGGQLEKEGIVDIAASREPDGRTVLNNIQYGMFVTFRAPNEYTRQCFNQYGLMTDKSGWYGSMWRPFHLIGLETAVSVLSACLRHEPTGESRLFRADAVATAKGAFEAGDYLDGEGGFKVWAKAIPARESVALNALPIGLAHHVRLKRSVRRDQVVSLDDVDIVDDLDIHSLRQEQRRLLSQGAGG from the coding sequence ATGAACCTGTCGAGCAAGCTGGCGGCACGGGTCGCTGAAGGAAAACCGGTCCGCGTCGGGCTGATCGGGGCCGGAAAATTCGGCTCGATGATCCTCGCGCAGGCCCGGCACATCAAGGGGCTGCATGTGGTCGGCGTGGCCGATCTCGATGTGCAAAAAGCCCGCGGCTCGTTCGAGCGGGTGCATTGGCCGCGCGAGCAATTCGCAGCCACCTCGGCACAAGATGCGCTCGCGAGTGGCCGCACATGGATCACCGAAGATGCCGCCGCGCTGGTGGCCTGCGACGAGATCGAATGCATCATCGAGGCCACCGGCCACCCGCTTGCGGGCACCCGCCACGCGCTGGCGGCAATCGCGGCCGGCAAGCATGTGGTTATGGTCAACGTCGAGGCCGATGTGATGGTCGGCGCGCTGCTGGCCGAAAAGGCCCGCGCGGCTGGGGTTGTCTACTCTATGGCCTATGGCGACCAACCGGCGGCAATGTGCGAGCTGGTGGATTGGGTCAACAGCTGCGGCTTCGAGCTGGTGGCGGCGGGCAAGGGGATGAACTTCTGCCCCTCCTACCGCTACTCCACCCCCGATACCGTCTGGGACTACTTCGATTTCACCCCCGAGCAGGTGGCCTCGGGCGACTTCAATCCGAAGATGTACAATTCTTTTACCGACGGAACGAAAGCGGCCATCGAAATGGCGGCGGTCGCCAATGCCACCGGGATGGATTGCCCGGTCAACGGCCTCGCCTTCCCGCCCGCCGGGCTGCAAGACCTTGCCGAAGTGTTCAAGCCGGTGAGCGAAGGCGGGCAGCTGGAGAAAGAGGGCATCGTCGACATCGCCGCCTCTCGCGAGCCCGATGGGCGCACCGTGCTGAACAACATCCAATACGGCATGTTCGTCACCTTCCGCGCCCCCAATGAATACACCCGCCAGTGCTTCAACCAATACGGGCTGATGACCGACAAGAGCGGTTGGTATGGCTCGATGTGGCGGCCCTTCCACCTCATCGGGCTGGAAACGGCGGTGTCGGTGCTATCGGCCTGCCTGCGGCACGAGCCAACCGGGGAGTCCCGCCTGTTCCGGGCCGATGCGGTGGCAACGGCCAAGGGCGCGTTTGAGGCGGGCGACTATCTCGATGGCGAGGGCGGCTTCAAGGTTTGGGCCAAGGCCATTCCGGCGCGCGAGTCAGTCGCGCTCAACGCCCTGCCCATCGGCCTTGCGCATCACGTGAGGCTCAAGCGCTCGGTCCGCCGCGATCAGGTGGTGAGCCTCGATGATGTTGATATCGTTGACGATCTCGACATTCACAGCCTGCGGCAAGAGCAACGCCGCCTGCTCTCGCAGGGGGCAGGGGGCTAA
- a CDS encoding TRAP transporter substrate-binding protein has protein sequence MKLSTVFTTATAAALMAGAVSAEPITLRIQTHYATEHPTGQALATWIDDVQTMSGGDITVEMFYSSSVVATTETFDAAINGIVDCDATGGAYQTGKNPAFQFVGDIMGGYDTPWQQYSWLYYGDGYAAAQELYNAQGMQLIGWSIYGQESLSSSKPIAGFEDLKGWKFRSPPGMETEIFEKLGASPIVMDFTEIFTALETGIIDGADASGLANNVGLGLYDIVKHATYPGFHSMPSDHLACNKDVWDGMTEQQRRIIDTAWQKLSFQIALSNEKANAEAAAMLTEQGVTLHAWSEADRAEFRKAAQVAWDDWGTRSPEAAALLESHKAYLSQLGLISE, from the coding sequence ATGAAACTTTCGACCGTTTTCACGACGGCCACCGCTGCTGCCCTCATGGCAGGTGCCGTGTCCGCGGAGCCGATCACGCTTCGGATTCAGACCCACTACGCCACCGAGCACCCCACCGGGCAGGCGCTGGCCACCTGGATTGATGATGTTCAGACCATGTCGGGCGGCGATATCACCGTCGAGATGTTCTACTCTTCGTCCGTGGTTGCCACGACCGAGACCTTCGACGCCGCCATCAACGGCATCGTCGATTGCGACGCCACCGGCGGTGCCTACCAGACCGGCAAGAACCCGGCGTTCCAGTTTGTCGGCGACATCATGGGCGGCTACGACACCCCGTGGCAGCAGTACTCGTGGCTCTACTACGGTGACGGCTACGCCGCTGCGCAGGAGCTCTACAACGCCCAGGGCATGCAGCTTATCGGTTGGTCGATCTACGGCCAGGAGAGCCTTTCGTCTTCCAAGCCGATTGCCGGCTTCGAAGACCTGAAAGGCTGGAAGTTCCGTTCGCCCCCGGGCATGGAAACGGAGATCTTCGAAAAGCTCGGCGCTTCGCCGATCGTGATGGACTTCACCGAGATCTTCACCGCGCTGGAAACCGGCATCATCGACGGTGCCGACGCCTCGGGCCTGGCCAACAACGTGGGCCTCGGTCTCTACGACATCGTGAAGCACGCCACCTACCCGGGCTTCCACTCCATGCCCTCTGACCACCTTGCCTGTAACAAGGATGTCTGGGACGGCATGACCGAGCAGCAGCGCCGCATCATCGACACGGCATGGCAGAAGCTCAGCTTCCAGATCGCCCTCTCCAACGAGAAGGCCAACGCCGAAGCTGCTGCGATGCTCACCGAGCAGGGTGTGACTCTTCACGCATGGTCCGAAGCAGACCGCGCCGAGTTCCGCAAGGCCGCTCAGGTTGCATGGGACGACTGGGGCACCCGTTCGCCCGAGGCTGCTGCCCTGCTGGAAAGCCACAAGGCCTACCTCTCGCAGCTCGGCCTGATCAGCGAGTAA
- a CDS encoding LacI family DNA-binding transcriptional regulator, with product MAQKTVRIRDVARAAGVSTATVSRALSNPDLLTESTRKAVEDAVRITGYRVNHAARNLRMQRAGAVLVLVPNLGNPFFSTILAAISESFAGSDTSVLIADTASGESGGRELAGYFLDGRIDGMISLDGGLARSDLAAFDAAGVADRIVFACEWVDGATLPSVRSDNEAGARLAVQHLYDLGHRDIAHVTGPAGNVLTKARRAGMLAERARLGLPSRDDWIIRGDFSLASGREAAQRIIAMKERPSAVFCASDQVAFALMSTLMAAGVRVPEDISVVGFDDIDLSKVYTPALTTIRQDRHALGARAARLLLERIAATNDPLAADDGSCVEMVGVELVARQSTAAPGEA from the coding sequence ATGGCTCAAAAAACGGTCAGAATTCGGGATGTTGCACGGGCTGCCGGGGTTTCCACCGCGACGGTGAGCCGGGCGCTATCGAATCCCGATCTGCTGACTGAAAGCACACGCAAGGCGGTTGAAGATGCGGTGCGAATCACCGGCTACCGGGTGAACCACGCCGCGCGGAACCTGCGGATGCAGCGGGCGGGGGCGGTGCTGGTGCTGGTGCCCAACCTCGGCAACCCCTTTTTCAGCACGATCCTTGCAGCGATCTCAGAGAGTTTTGCGGGCAGCGATACCTCGGTGCTCATTGCCGATACCGCGAGCGGTGAATCCGGCGGGCGGGAACTTGCCGGGTACTTCCTCGACGGGCGGATCGACGGGATGATTTCGCTCGATGGCGGGTTGGCCCGGAGCGATCTTGCCGCCTTTGATGCAGCGGGCGTGGCTGACCGGATCGTTTTTGCCTGCGAATGGGTCGATGGGGCCACCCTGCCCTCTGTGCGCTCCGACAATGAGGCGGGCGCACGGCTGGCGGTGCAGCACCTCTATGATCTTGGCCATCGCGACATTGCCCATGTGACCGGACCGGCGGGCAACGTGCTGACCAAGGCGCGGCGCGCGGGAATGCTGGCAGAGCGCGCGCGGCTTGGCCTGCCCAGCCGGGACGACTGGATCATCCGGGGGGACTTCTCGCTGGCCTCGGGCCGGGAGGCCGCGCAGCGGATCATTGCCATGAAGGAGCGCCCCTCGGCTGTGTTCTGCGCCTCCGATCAGGTGGCCTTTGCGCTGATGTCGACGCTGATGGCGGCGGGCGTGCGGGTGCCGGAGGATATTTCGGTGGTGGGGTTCGATGATATTGATCTCAGCAAGGTCTATACCCCTGCGCTCACCACCATCCGGCAGGACCGGCATGCCCTTGGGGCACGGGCTGCGCGGCTGCTGCTGGAGCGGATCGCAGCCACGAACGACCCGCTTGCAGCCGATGATGGCAGCTGCGTCGAGATGGTTGGCGTTGAATTGGTGGCCCGTCAGAGCACCGCCGCACCGGGAGAGGCCTAG
- a CDS encoding GntR family transcriptional regulator, whose amino-acid sequence MADKLLPEQIAKRLRREILRGALRPGASIKERDNAAELGVSRTPMREAIRILSLEGLVELRPSRSPIVADPTWKEVVDNLEVLKALELLSGELAVAHATEAEIDAAAAVQARMEELAPTTDEIDLFEIDMEFHSAIVRASGNPALAETHGTYLAKLWRARFLGSRIGRSQQRVFDEHNGIIQGLRDRDKRKVKVTISAHLDALRRQIRRHFDTNTRVGELQPGAPANAPEPAPNVK is encoded by the coding sequence ATGGCGGATAAACTGCTGCCGGAGCAGATCGCGAAGCGTTTGCGGCGTGAAATACTAAGGGGCGCGCTGCGTCCGGGCGCTTCCATAAAGGAGCGCGACAACGCCGCAGAACTGGGCGTAAGCCGCACGCCGATGCGCGAGGCGATTCGCATTCTGTCGCTGGAAGGTCTGGTCGAGCTGCGCCCCTCGCGCAGCCCCATCGTGGCCGACCCGACATGGAAAGAGGTCGTGGACAACCTCGAAGTGCTGAAGGCGCTGGAGCTGCTCTCCGGCGAGCTTGCCGTGGCGCATGCCACTGAGGCCGAGATAGATGCCGCCGCCGCTGTGCAGGCCCGGATGGAGGAACTCGCCCCAACCACCGACGAGATCGACCTGTTCGAAATCGACATGGAGTTTCACAGCGCCATCGTCCGCGCCTCCGGCAACCCGGCTCTGGCAGAAACCCACGGCACCTATCTCGCCAAGCTCTGGCGCGCGCGGTTTCTGGGCAGCCGGATCGGGCGCAGCCAGCAACGTGTGTTCGACGAGCACAACGGCATCATTCAGGGCCTGCGCGACCGCGACAAGCGCAAGGTCAAAGTCACCATTTCGGCCCACCTCGACGCGCTGCGCCGCCAGATCCGCCGACATTTCGATACCAACACCCGCGTCGGCGAGTTGCAGCCCGGCGCACCTGCAAATGCCCCGGAGCCCGCTCCCAACGTCAAGTGA
- a CDS encoding LysR substrate-binding domain-containing protein — MARTENLNAILYFESVARRGTLSRAAEELSVSPSAVSQQIKLLEQQLGVKLFRRDGRQLSLTLEGEQLYQSAGTALRMLKDARQNLGRSRETRRLNLRVAPSFGVLWLGPRLSRFVEKHPEWELRVDAAPDPTDFDREIMDLDIRYGTGNWGGMHVEPVVDDHILPLATPAYLAALGGNPLETGRFIDSARNLCQWDTWLLRNGIETPANRKSLLMDRSSMALQLALDGMGIVLESLAVARAEVAEGRLVPVTPDLPVLRFPAHWAICPSRYLNRKAVQIFLGWISEEAERHGREVEEIVSRHHLTVESFESATELAG; from the coding sequence ATGGCACGAACGGAAAACCTGAATGCCATCCTCTATTTCGAGTCGGTGGCGCGGCGGGGCACGCTCTCCCGCGCTGCCGAAGAGCTTTCGGTGTCGCCCTCCGCCGTCAGCCAGCAGATCAAGCTCTTGGAGCAACAGCTCGGCGTAAAGCTGTTTCGCCGCGACGGGCGGCAACTGTCGCTTACCCTGGAGGGCGAGCAGCTTTATCAATCGGCGGGCACCGCGCTGCGGATGCTGAAGGATGCGCGGCAAAACCTCGGGCGCTCGCGGGAGACCCGGCGCTTGAACCTGCGCGTGGCGCCCAGCTTCGGCGTGCTCTGGCTCGGCCCCCGGCTCTCGCGCTTCGTCGAGAAGCACCCGGAGTGGGAGTTGCGCGTGGACGCCGCCCCCGACCCCACCGATTTTGACCGCGAAATCATGGATCTCGACATTCGCTACGGCACCGGCAACTGGGGTGGCATGCATGTGGAGCCTGTGGTGGACGATCACATTCTGCCGCTGGCAACGCCGGCCTATCTGGCCGCACTGGGGGGCAACCCGCTGGAGACGGGCCGGTTTATCGATTCCGCCCGCAACCTCTGCCAGTGGGACACATGGTTGCTGCGCAACGGCATCGAAACCCCCGCCAACCGCAAGAGCCTGCTGATGGACCGCTCGTCCATGGCGCTCCAACTGGCGCTGGACGGCATGGGCATTGTGCTGGAGTCGCTGGCCGTGGCGCGCGCCGAAGTGGCGGAGGGGCGGCTGGTGCCGGTCACGCCCGATCTGCCGGTGCTGCGGTTTCCTGCCCATTGGGCGATCTGCCCGAGCCGCTATCTGAACCGAAAAGCGGTGCAGATCTTCCTTGGATGGATCTCGGAAGAGGCCGAGCGGCATGGGCGCGAGGTGGAAGAAATCGTGTCGCGGCACCATTTGACGGTGGAAAGCTTCGAGAGCGCAACGGAACTGGCGGGGTAG
- a CDS encoding NAD(P)-dependent oxidoreductase, whose protein sequence is MTDTNTGTAIIGLGVMGRGMAKNILAAGIPLTGFDMAQPALDALKEMGGTPAASAAEAANGASLLILMVVNAAQARAALFEAGAAEALSPGATVMLSSTVAPSAARTIGEELAAMGHHLLDAPVSGGQVGAEAGTLTIMASGSAAAFARAEKVLEATAGTLHRLGDEPGMGATYKVVHQLAAGVHIAAAAELMSFGAKAGCDPEKLHEIVMASAGASWMLGNRGPRMMEADPEVTSTVDIFIKDLGLVEETAKEAEAPVPLAALSLQLFSAARALGHGKADDALVIRAYEALTGKPVHES, encoded by the coding sequence ATGACTGACACGAACACTGGCACGGCAATCATCGGCCTCGGCGTCATGGGGCGCGGCATGGCGAAGAACATCCTCGCGGCAGGCATTCCGCTGACGGGGTTCGACATGGCGCAGCCTGCGCTCGACGCGCTGAAAGAGATGGGCGGCACCCCTGCGGCCTCTGCTGCCGAGGCCGCCAACGGGGCTTCGCTGCTGATCCTCATGGTGGTCAACGCCGCGCAGGCCCGTGCCGCGCTGTTTGAGGCCGGGGCTGCCGAGGCGCTCTCTCCCGGCGCGACCGTCATGCTCTCTTCTACCGTAGCCCCCTCTGCCGCCCGCACCATTGGCGAAGAGCTGGCCGCAATGGGCCACCACCTGCTTGATGCGCCGGTTTCGGGCGGGCAGGTCGGGGCCGAGGCGGGCACGCTCACCATCATGGCCTCGGGCTCTGCCGCCGCGTTCGCGCGCGCCGAAAAGGTGCTGGAGGCCACCGCTGGCACGCTCCACCGACTTGGGGATGAGCCGGGTATGGGCGCGACCTACAAGGTGGTGCACCAGCTTGCGGCCGGGGTGCATATTGCCGCCGCCGCCGAGTTGATGAGCTTTGGCGCGAAGGCGGGCTGTGACCCGGAGAAGCTGCATGAGATCGTCATGGCCTCTGCCGGAGCGAGTTGGATGCTCGGCAATCGCGGGCCGCGAATGATGGAGGCCGACCCTGAAGTGACCTCCACCGTCGATATCTTCATCAAGGATCTCGGGCTGGTGGAAGAAACGGCCAAGGAAGCTGAAGCCCCCGTGCCGCTCGCCGCCCTCTCGCTGCAACTCTTCTCCGCCGCCCGCGCCCTTGGCCACGGCAAGGCGGATGATGCGCTTGTTATCCGCGCCTATGAGGCGCTTACCGGAAAACCCGTTCACGAAAGCTAA
- a CDS encoding glucose 1-dehydrogenase codes for MPDLLTGKTAIITGAASPRGLGKATARLFAEHGARVAVLDLDADAAAGAAADLPGEGHIGLACNVTDKEACEAAFAAVLEGFGAVDILVNNAGITQPLKFMEIAPENYDAVLDVNLRGTLYMSQAALPHMRGRKSGSIINMSSVSAQRGGGIFGGPHYSAAKAGILGLTKAMAREAAPDNVRANAICPGFIATDITAGKLTNEMKAMVLDGIPMGRAGEASDVAGCALFLASDLAAYVTGSEVDVNGGSLIH; via the coding sequence ATGCCCGATCTTCTCACCGGAAAAACTGCCATCATCACCGGCGCCGCCTCTCCGCGCGGCCTTGGCAAGGCCACCGCGCGGCTCTTTGCCGAGCATGGGGCCCGGGTGGCCGTGCTGGACCTTGATGCCGATGCGGCAGCGGGTGCGGCGGCGGACCTGCCCGGCGAGGGCCACATCGGGCTGGCCTGCAATGTGACCGACAAGGAGGCCTGCGAGGCAGCCTTTGCTGCGGTTCTGGAGGGTTTCGGCGCGGTGGATATCTTGGTGAACAACGCCGGGATCACCCAGCCGCTGAAGTTCATGGAGATCGCACCCGAGAACTACGACGCGGTGCTGGATGTGAACCTGCGCGGCACGCTTTATATGAGCCAGGCCGCGCTGCCGCATATGCGAGGGCGCAAGAGCGGCTCGATCATCAACATGTCGTCCGTCTCCGCTCAGCGCGGCGGCGGCATCTTTGGCGGGCCGCATTACTCGGCGGCCAAGGCTGGGATACTGGGGCTGACCAAGGCGATGGCCCGCGAGGCCGCGCCCGACAATGTGCGGGCCAATGCCATTTGCCCCGGCTTCATTGCGACCGACATCACGGCGGGCAAGCTGACCAACGAGATGAAGGCCATGGTGCTTGACGGTATCCCGATGGGCCGCGCCGGGGAGGCCTCTGACGTGGCGGGCTGTGCGCTGTTCCTTGCCTCGGACCTTGCGGCCTATGTCACCGGCTCGGAGGTGGATGTGAACGGCGGTTCGCTGATTCACTGA